A single region of the Lagopus muta isolate bLagMut1 chromosome 24, bLagMut1 primary, whole genome shotgun sequence genome encodes:
- the TSPAN2 gene encoding tetraspanin-2, with the protein MGTAYARMRCIKILLFIFNLSFWLAGLAVIAFGLWLRFGGAMAEFASDKRSPEYFFIGLYVLVGAGALMTTVGFFGCCGAARESQFLLGAFFACLLVIFAAEITAGVFAFIGKKVAIQEAQKIYEDVYEEYMKNPGKVNRTLYHYHLALQCCGKDNLEQHAGLPCPEKMQVPKNCLVEIHNVIDANLHLVGIVGIAIAGTTIFGMIFSMVLCCAIRNTRDMI; encoded by the exons CTGGCAGGATTGGCTGTCATTGCCTTTGGTCTGTGGCTGCGGTTTGGTGGGGCTATGGCAGAGTTTGCTTCAGACAAAAGGTCTCCAGAGTATTTCTTCATAG GTCTGTATGTATTGGTGGGAGCAGGGGCTCTCATGACCACAGTTGGATTCTTTGGGTGCTGTGGAGCAGCGCGGGAGTCTCAGTTCTTACTTGGAGCA ttctttgcttgcttgttgGTGATATTTGCAGCTGAGATCACCGCTGGAGTGTTTGCATTTATAGGCAAGAAAGTG GCAATACAGGAAGCCCAGAAAATCTATGAAGACGTCTATGAGGAATACATGAAAAACCCGGGGAAGGTGAACAGAACCCTCTATCACTACCACTTGGCT CTCCAATGCTGCGGTAAAGATAATTTGGAACAACACGCAGGATTACCTTGTCCAGAGAAAATGCAGGTGCCAAAG AACTGCCTGGTTGAAATCCACAACGTAATCGATGCCAATCTGCATCTAGTTGGGATTGTTGGAATTGCAATTGCTGGCACCACA ATCTTTGGCATGATATTCAGCATGGTTCTCTGCTGTGCTATCCGTAACACGAGAGATATGATCTAA